A region from the Leeia speluncae genome encodes:
- a CDS encoding alpha-ketoacid dehydrogenase subunit beta, translating to MTREMINSAEAINEAMHIAMDLDASVIAYGLGIDDPKTIFGTTKGLKERFGPNRVFDTPTSENAMTGIGVGAALGGLKPVMCHQRLDFFLLALDQLVNNAAKWHYTFGSGNNVPITIRLILGRGWGQGPTHSQNLQAWFAHIPGLKVVMPSNPIDAKGLLLSAIFDPDPVIFLEHRWIHHALGDVPEGDIRTPIGKARVARAGSAITIVAMSYLVAEAHHACAALSKIGIECELIDLVSIKPLDVETIRCSLEKTGRLLVLDTGPEMCSVSSEIIAHFAMNHLSLLKVSPQRLASPDCPEPTSYGLSKAFYIDAKKIMSKVCDVLKVAEAPYHLLPAERPYHDVPGDWFTGPF from the coding sequence ATGACTAGGGAGATGATAAATAGTGCCGAAGCAATCAATGAAGCCATGCATATTGCAATGGACCTAGATGCGTCGGTCATTGCATATGGCTTAGGCATTGATGACCCCAAAACCATTTTCGGTACAACCAAAGGTTTAAAAGAGCGCTTTGGACCTAATCGAGTATTCGATACACCAACGTCGGAAAATGCCATGACAGGTATTGGTGTTGGTGCCGCATTAGGTGGACTAAAGCCCGTGATGTGCCATCAGCGTTTAGATTTTTTTCTATTGGCATTAGATCAGTTAGTAAACAATGCGGCAAAATGGCATTACACCTTCGGCAGTGGAAACAATGTTCCAATTACGATTCGATTAATTTTAGGTCGTGGTTGGGGGCAGGGGCCCACGCATTCTCAAAACTTACAAGCATGGTTTGCCCATATTCCAGGCTTAAAAGTGGTGATGCCATCGAATCCCATTGATGCAAAGGGATTACTGCTCAGCGCTATTTTTGATCCGGATCCAGTTATTTTCCTAGAGCATAGATGGATACATCATGCATTAGGTGATGTGCCAGAAGGCGATATTAGAACGCCAATTGGTAAGGCAAGAGTTGCACGTGCAGGGAGTGCGATTACTATTGTCGCTATGTCTTATTTAGTGGCGGAGGCACATCATGCATGTGCCGCCTTATCTAAAATTGGAATTGAGTGCGAATTGATCGATTTAGTTTCGATTAAACCACTAGATGTTGAAACAATCAGATGTTCACTTGAAAAAACTGGACGGCTACTTGTCTTGGATACAGGTCCTGAGATGTGCTCCGTCTCCAGTGAAATCATTGCGCATTTTGCGATGAACCACTTGAGTTTGTTAAAAGTATCTCCGCAGCGATTAGCTTCTCCTGATTGCCCAGAACCAACGAGTTATGGGCTAAGTAAGGCATTCTATATCGATGCAAAGAAAATTATGTCGAAAGTATGTGACGTGCTAAAGGTAGCAGAAGCACCGTATCACTTACTTCCAGCTGAGCGGCCATATCATGATGTTCCAGGCGACTGGTTTACTGGGCCATTTTAA
- a CDS encoding PfkB family carbohydrate kinase, whose product MSKEKIITLDEISALLAAPEFVGKKIIHCHGTFDLMHAGHIRHLQKAKSLGDVLVVTVTSDRYVRKGPGRPVFSQQLRAEYLSALAAVDYVCISDYETANAAIESVKPSLYVKGSDYVDESKDVTGNISKEIDAVRQFGGDVYFTDEITFSSTKLLNEHFDVFSLETREFLNSFKEKCNLSDFLNNIKRLKSLNVLVIGDAILDEYHYVSVLGQTGKGNTLAVKYGSEEQFLGGSIAVAKHVAGFAGNVTLLAALGNEAGTAEKIQHKLPENITTKFVHYKSAQTLLKRRFVDQEMQRLFEVYYGGEESDRELLDAELNTWITAHAAEFDVVIVPDFGNGMISKSVAETISKESKFLAVNTQINSGNRGYHVITRYPHADFLCLNEPEARLAAHDKQSAIEEIAEELRTRLNGKSIAITRGVKGALLVDKDAAWSVPALSSKVIDRVGAGDAFLSVAALAAFAEFSPEEVILAGSIAAALDVQIVCNRESVDPVLFAKYATTLLK is encoded by the coding sequence ATGTCAAAAGAAAAAATTATCACCTTGGATGAAATTTCTGCACTCCTAGCTGCTCCTGAATTTGTTGGTAAAAAAATTATCCACTGCCATGGCACATTTGACCTAATGCATGCCGGGCACATTAGACATTTGCAAAAGGCAAAGTCTTTAGGTGACGTTTTGGTTGTCACCGTCACGTCAGATCGTTATGTGAGAAAAGGTCCTGGTCGTCCTGTATTTAGCCAGCAACTTCGAGCTGAGTATTTATCTGCTCTTGCCGCTGTTGATTATGTCTGTATTAGTGATTATGAAACTGCGAATGCTGCGATTGAAAGTGTAAAGCCTTCTTTATATGTAAAAGGCAGTGACTACGTCGATGAGTCAAAAGATGTTACCGGAAACATTAGTAAAGAAATTGATGCGGTTCGACAGTTTGGTGGTGATGTTTACTTTACCGATGAAATTACTTTTAGCTCTACCAAACTATTAAATGAGCATTTTGACGTGTTTTCTCTGGAAACACGTGAGTTTCTAAATAGTTTTAAAGAGAAGTGCAACTTATCGGACTTTTTAAATAACATTAAGCGATTGAAGTCACTAAACGTATTAGTCATTGGTGATGCAATACTTGATGAATATCATTATGTGTCTGTACTGGGGCAAACGGGCAAAGGGAATACACTCGCTGTTAAATATGGTTCTGAAGAACAGTTTTTAGGTGGATCAATTGCAGTTGCAAAACATGTGGCAGGTTTTGCTGGAAACGTAACGCTACTAGCAGCATTAGGCAATGAAGCCGGTACGGCTGAAAAGATTCAACATAAGCTTCCAGAGAATATAACGACAAAATTTGTTCACTATAAGTCAGCGCAAACACTACTTAAACGTCGTTTTGTTGATCAAGAGATGCAAAGGCTTTTTGAAGTTTATTATGGCGGAGAAGAGTCAGACAGAGAGTTGTTAGATGCTGAGTTAAATACTTGGATTACTGCGCATGCAGCTGAATTTGATGTGGTCATTGTTCCCGATTTTGGTAATGGAATGATCTCAAAATCCGTAGCAGAAACCATCTCTAAAGAATCTAAATTCTTAGCCGTCAACACGCAAATTAATAGCGGAAATCGCGGCTACCATGTCATTACACGTTATCCGCACGCAGATTTTCTTTGTTTAAATGAGCCGGAAGCTAGGCTTGCTGCACATGATAAGCAGTCTGCAATCGAAGAAATTGCAGAAGAGCTTCGGACAAGACTAAATGGAAAGTCGATTGCCATTACTCGTGGCGTAAAAGGTGCGTTGTTGGTTGATAAAGATGCGGCGTGGTCTGTTCCTGCGCTTTCATCGAAAGTGATTGATCGAGTGGGTGCTGGCGATGCCTTTCTTTCTGTTGCTGCCTTGGCAGCATTTGCTGAATTCTCCCCTGAAGAGGTGATTTTGGCTGGCAGTATCGCTGCTGCACTCGATGTACAGATTGTATGTAACAGGGAATCTGTGGATCCTGTATTGTTCGCAAAATATGCGACCACGTTATTGAAGTGA
- a CDS encoding glycosyltransferase: MISVIIPAFNYAHFLPDAINSVLSQGVSDIEIIVCDDCSSDNTEFVVKELQSNHPDKIRYIRHSENMGAIPNINFGIRQGSGEYILLLGADDLLCTDVLKDLLFVLDSKKEIDFVYGKYNFLDANGIVHPLQHPGWFTESYFGTRDEFPDLLSSDCYINIGTTLFRRSLFLYSDFFDVSLNVVSEEKFFRATDWDLELRLSLEGKKSAFLNKTISLFRVHSSQASSGDKYFLSGLAILEHGKLIERYVVEENFNRLQGHIERIKKLFISKYEGFKLHHKTDQSRYEMVENFAGCIISKLDEAHEAILSKYKDFSVSGHLDVSVIIPTKNRPGLLANALESLLFQNFKNFEVVIHNDGGCDISDLINFYGQKLKIVYIKSNESGGAASSRNKALKVAHGDIITYLDDDDIYLDNHLELVVNAFKKTDALFVYTGAEYSIQERKQGRLVELARENIFENFEFSRDRLLANNFIPTPTWAHKKSLLQYVSGFNESLPILEDWDFLLNASKFTEFKSIREVSVEIRSDRSRDDHTLRSYDDKFIQYHEEIYRLHPTSNPEVLKARKRFLADLERKQKGLSPVSYDYEQWVEALCTTELTAQIHAERMMLRWPSRYQFNLLMVVGEDDFDLLSKTIDSLCEQLYKHWRLIVVSDQPIPDASFEDNETLGWLTIDSLDAMDVANALNGIIEAIPADWATLIEPGTKLDSTTLLKVGDRLLLNPTACIIYTDHDEYTPEDVRVNPAFKPDFNYDLLRSEDYIGNSIFFRTEQLALAGGFQPYQGAQNYEATFRVVEMFGKDSVSHVPFPLMTLPISSTKDHTRIAASQVAIESHLARLGIKAEVASGYIDGTYQVFYRHELKPMVSIIIPNKNKLEFLAPCIDSLFEKTDYTNFEVIIVDNRSTDPDLFEYYDALLKRYPGQVQIINYDAPFNFAHQCNIGADLAKGEYLLMLNNDMEIIQPQWLDRMLEHALREEVGVVGAKLMYPETAKLQHAGVVLGCGHPEGLAHHMHLKIPMEKDVMLNRTKVVQNYCAVTAACLMIQKGLYSSIGGMDAENFSILFNDVDLCLRVSQLGKSVVWTPFASLIHHAHKSLDTKHDDETYLYLQKKTNQERKNFSNKWLSLIANDPNYHPLLSKVNVGDQWDTAFVVPWDNIPDSRPKMMALPLSGGSGEYRIQMPLRVLEKAALAQHQAYVSNSHPRLPMLSEMARNNPDVFIIQNALASDYEKMLAIYGEYLPSLFRVQMLDDLLSDIPKDSSMHRHFQKHWKDAKSRLRNTLKHCDRLIVSTQPLKDFAKDMIEDIIVMPNMLEKSVWGTLVSKRKTSKKPRVGWVGAQQHGGDLALIFDVVKATASEVDWVFQGMCPEEIRPYVKEWNTDWLPINKYPEAIAKLNLDLAIAPLEVNPFNEAKSNLRLLEYGALGWPVICTDIYPYQENNAPVCRVPNEVDAWISAIKEHIADLTATAKKGDQLKVWVHKHYMIEDHAQEWLAALTPRTKKKC, encoded by the coding sequence ATGATCTCTGTAATTATTCCTGCATTTAACTACGCACATTTCCTTCCTGACGCAATTAATAGTGTATTGTCGCAAGGAGTGAGTGATATAGAGATCATTGTCTGTGATGATTGCTCCTCAGACAATACTGAATTTGTAGTAAAAGAACTACAATCAAATCATCCAGATAAGATTCGATATATTCGCCATTCGGAAAATATGGGGGCAATTCCTAATATTAATTTTGGAATAAGGCAAGGTAGTGGAGAATATATTTTATTACTAGGTGCCGATGATTTACTCTGCACGGATGTGCTTAAAGACTTACTGTTCGTGCTAGATAGTAAGAAAGAAATTGATTTTGTATATGGGAAATATAATTTTTTAGATGCAAATGGGATTGTTCATCCATTGCAACATCCGGGGTGGTTCACTGAAAGCTACTTTGGTACAAGGGACGAATTTCCCGACTTATTGTCATCTGATTGTTATATCAATATTGGCACAACATTATTTAGACGTTCTTTATTTTTATACTCAGATTTTTTTGATGTCTCACTTAATGTTGTATCTGAAGAGAAGTTCTTTAGGGCGACAGATTGGGATTTAGAGTTAAGACTGAGTCTCGAAGGTAAAAAATCGGCTTTCTTAAACAAAACAATCTCATTGTTCCGCGTTCATTCAAGCCAAGCTTCATCCGGTGATAAATATTTTCTTTCTGGGCTTGCAATATTAGAACATGGAAAACTAATTGAGCGATATGTAGTAGAAGAAAATTTCAATCGTCTGCAAGGCCATATAGAAAGAATTAAAAAACTTTTTATATCAAAGTATGAAGGCTTTAAGTTACATCATAAAACTGATCAATCAAGATATGAAATGGTTGAGAATTTTGCTGGTTGTATCATCTCTAAACTTGATGAGGCTCATGAAGCAATACTGTCAAAATATAAAGATTTTTCAGTTTCTGGGCATTTAGATGTTTCTGTAATTATCCCTACTAAAAATAGACCTGGCTTATTGGCTAACGCACTTGAAAGCTTGCTATTTCAGAATTTTAAAAACTTTGAAGTAGTCATTCATAACGATGGTGGTTGTGATATATCTGATCTAATAAATTTTTATGGCCAAAAACTAAAAATAGTTTATATCAAGTCTAACGAGTCTGGTGGTGCTGCATCCTCTAGAAATAAAGCACTAAAAGTAGCACACGGTGACATCATTACCTATCTTGATGATGATGATATTTATTTGGATAACCATCTAGAATTAGTCGTTAACGCATTTAAAAAGACCGATGCACTTTTTGTTTATACTGGTGCTGAATATTCAATACAAGAGCGAAAACAAGGTAGATTAGTAGAATTAGCACGTGAAAATATCTTTGAAAATTTTGAATTTTCTAGAGATCGTCTGCTTGCTAATAATTTTATACCTACGCCAACTTGGGCACATAAAAAGTCATTATTGCAGTATGTAAGCGGATTTAACGAGTCTCTTCCAATTCTAGAAGATTGGGATTTCCTGCTAAATGCCTCTAAGTTTACAGAGTTTAAATCAATAAGAGAGGTTTCGGTCGAAATTCGAAGTGACCGTTCTAGAGATGACCATACGTTAAGAAGTTATGATGATAAGTTTATTCAATATCATGAAGAGATTTATCGACTACACCCAACCTCTAATCCAGAAGTGTTGAAAGCGAGAAAACGCTTCCTTGCAGATTTAGAAAGAAAACAAAAAGGGTTATCTCCTGTTTCTTATGATTATGAGCAATGGGTGGAAGCACTTTGTACTACCGAATTAACCGCCCAAATTCATGCAGAACGAATGATGTTGAGATGGCCATCGCGCTATCAATTTAATCTTTTGATGGTTGTCGGTGAAGATGATTTCGATTTACTTTCAAAGACAATCGACTCTCTATGCGAGCAACTCTATAAACATTGGCGACTCATTGTGGTATCGGATCAACCGATCCCAGATGCTAGTTTTGAGGACAATGAAACCTTAGGATGGCTAACCATTGATTCGTTAGATGCAATGGATGTGGCGAATGCCTTAAATGGAATCATAGAGGCAATTCCAGCGGATTGGGCAACTCTAATTGAACCTGGGACTAAATTAGATTCTACTACTTTGCTAAAAGTGGGCGATCGCTTGCTGCTAAATCCAACAGCCTGCATCATTTATACGGATCATGATGAATACACCCCTGAAGATGTTCGGGTAAATCCTGCGTTTAAACCAGACTTCAATTACGATTTGTTGCGATCTGAAGACTACATTGGAAATAGTATTTTCTTTAGAACCGAACAACTCGCACTTGCCGGAGGTTTTCAACCCTATCAAGGGGCTCAAAATTATGAGGCAACCTTCCGAGTAGTAGAAATGTTTGGCAAGGACAGTGTTAGCCATGTTCCATTTCCTTTGATGACGTTACCAATTTCATCAACAAAAGATCATACAAGGATTGCTGCATCTCAAGTGGCGATCGAATCGCATCTAGCTCGGTTAGGTATCAAAGCAGAAGTAGCAAGTGGTTACATTGACGGTACATATCAAGTGTTCTACCGGCACGAATTGAAGCCAATGGTTTCAATTATTATCCCTAACAAAAATAAGCTTGAATTCCTTGCGCCATGTATAGATTCTCTTTTTGAAAAAACAGATTACACAAACTTTGAAGTTATTATTGTAGATAACCGGTCAACCGATCCTGATCTTTTTGAGTATTACGATGCGCTATTGAAGCGGTATCCAGGACAAGTACAGATTATTAACTACGATGCGCCATTTAATTTTGCTCATCAATGCAATATTGGTGCAGACCTAGCAAAAGGTGAATACCTATTAATGCTGAATAATGATATGGAAATTATTCAGCCTCAGTGGTTAGATCGCATGCTAGAACACGCCTTGCGTGAAGAAGTTGGCGTAGTTGGGGCAAAGCTAATGTACCCAGAAACGGCTAAATTGCAGCATGCTGGCGTTGTTCTAGGTTGTGGGCATCCAGAGGGTTTGGCACACCATATGCATCTTAAAATTCCAATGGAAAAAGATGTAATGTTAAATCGTACGAAAGTGGTTCAAAACTACTGTGCGGTGACGGCAGCATGCTTAATGATTCAGAAAGGGCTTTACTCCAGTATTGGTGGTATGGATGCTGAGAACTTTAGCATTCTATTTAATGATGTTGACCTGTGCTTAAGAGTCTCTCAACTCGGGAAGTCCGTTGTCTGGACACCGTTTGCCTCCTTAATTCATCATGCGCATAAATCATTAGATACCAAACATGATGATGAAACTTACTTGTACCTACAGAAGAAAACAAATCAGGAAAGAAAAAACTTTTCAAACAAGTGGCTATCTCTGATTGCTAACGATCCTAACTATCATCCATTACTTTCAAAAGTAAATGTAGGGGACCAATGGGATACTGCATTTGTTGTTCCTTGGGATAACATTCCAGATTCTCGACCTAAAATGATGGCATTACCGCTATCTGGTGGAAGTGGTGAATATCGTATTCAAATGCCACTACGTGTATTAGAGAAAGCTGCATTGGCTCAACATCAAGCGTACGTTTCAAATAGTCATCCAAGACTGCCAATGTTGTCAGAAATGGCCAGAAACAATCCAGATGTATTTATCATACAAAATGCATTGGCATCAGATTACGAGAAGATGCTGGCTATTTACGGTGAATATCTTCCTTCTCTATTTAGAGTGCAAATGTTAGATGATCTTTTGAGTGACATTCCAAAAGACAGTAGTATGCATCGGCATTTCCAAAAGCATTGGAAAGATGCAAAAAGCCGTTTAAGAAATACACTCAAACATTGCGATCGATTAATTGTATCTACCCAACCGCTAAAAGATTTTGCAAAGGACATGATTGAAGACATTATCGTCATGCCGAATATGCTTGAAAAATCGGTGTGGGGGACACTCGTCTCTAAAAGAAAAACATCGAAGAAACCACGCGTAGGTTGGGTGGGGGCTCAGCAGCATGGTGGAGATCTGGCGCTTATCTTTGATGTAGTGAAGGCAACCGCGAGTGAGGTAGATTGGGTGTTTCAAGGGATGTGCCCGGAAGAGATCCGTCCTTATGTCAAAGAGTGGAATACAGATTGGCTACCTATCAACAAGTATCCTGAAGCAATTGCAAAGCTCAACCTAGATTTAGCGATTGCCCCATTGGAAGTGAATCCGTTCAATGAAGCGAAAAGTAACCTTAGGTTGTTAGAGTATGGCGCGCTAGGTTGGCCTGTAATTTGTACAGATATTTATCCATACCAAGAAAATAATGCGCCAGTTTGCCGTGTGCCAAATGAAGTTGACGCATGGATAAGCGCCATCAAGGAACACATTGCCGATTTAACAGCAACAGCTAAGAAAGGTGATCAACTGAAGGTATGGGTTCATAAGCATTACATGATTGAAGACCATGCCCAAGAATGGTTAGCCGCACTGACCCCTAGAACGAAAAAAAAGTGTTAA
- a CDS encoding radical SAM protein, with translation MDKFLIDSHKLIYHPRRVADLTESINNWELAKSVYPIYLEMSPVGACNHRCTFCAVDYIGYKAVMLDADLLATRLQEMGQLGVKSIMYAGEGEPLLHKKINKIVADTKAAGIDVSFTTNGVLLNQKFVEESLDKVSWIKVSLNAGSAESYEKIHRTKASDFDKVIQNLRKATEYKQQHHINCTIGVQSLLLPENSHEMVTLAKICRDEIGADYLVIKPYSQHMYSETRMYEGIDYNPYLQMSEELKAISNESFQVIFRTHTIEKYLESSESRYKKCYATPYLWGYVMADGRVYGCSAYLLDDKFEYGNLNEKTFKEIWEGEKRKANFAYIQNELDISNCRRNCRMDEVNRYLDKLVHQNIPHINFI, from the coding sequence ATGGACAAATTCCTGATTGATAGTCACAAGCTGATTTATCACCCACGCCGTGTCGCAGATCTGACGGAGTCAATTAATAATTGGGAACTTGCCAAATCGGTATATCCCATTTACTTAGAAATGTCTCCTGTTGGCGCCTGTAATCATCGCTGTACATTTTGTGCCGTAGATTACATCGGTTATAAAGCGGTGATGTTAGATGCCGATTTGTTAGCCACGCGTCTGCAAGAGATGGGACAGTTAGGTGTAAAAAGTATTATGTATGCGGGCGAAGGTGAGCCACTTTTACATAAAAAGATCAACAAGATTGTTGCGGATACCAAGGCGGCAGGCATTGACGTTTCTTTTACGACAAACGGCGTGCTTCTAAATCAGAAGTTCGTTGAGGAGTCTCTCGATAAGGTTTCGTGGATCAAAGTATCTCTGAACGCGGGTTCAGCAGAGTCATATGAGAAAATCCATCGAACCAAAGCATCTGACTTTGATAAAGTCATTCAAAACTTGCGCAAAGCGACAGAATATAAGCAACAGCATCATATCAACTGCACCATAGGGGTGCAGTCATTACTGTTACCAGAAAATAGTCATGAAATGGTTACTTTGGCAAAAATCTGCCGTGATGAAATTGGTGCAGACTATTTGGTGATTAAACCATACTCACAGCACATGTATAGCGAAACACGCATGTATGAAGGGATCGATTACAACCCGTACTTGCAGATGTCAGAAGAATTAAAAGCAATTTCTAATGAATCATTCCAGGTGATTTTTAGAACTCACACGATAGAAAAGTATCTGGAATCATCTGAATCACGTTACAAAAAGTGTTATGCAACGCCATATCTTTGGGGATATGTGATGGCAGATGGCCGTGTGTACGGTTGCAGTGCTTACTTGTTGGATGACAAATTTGAATATGGAAATTTAAACGAGAAGACCTTCAAAGAAATCTGGGAAGGTGAAAAGCGCAAGGCAAATTTTGCGTATATCCAAAATGAACTGGATATTAGCAACTGTCGTAGAAATTGTCGTATGGATGAGGTGAATCGTTATTTAGATAAATTGGTTCATCAAAATATCCCTCATATTAATTTCATTTAA
- a CDS encoding radical SAM protein has protein sequence MSDNEKDKQMNRFGHEAKTMIPDDAPLARNPGHKLRTSNVIVNRKALTDEQALLDSYKLDKPTGQKIQFYSEGNQTGVIRLGEVEEHDVPNQFTGPSYRNPPQRFRFDGHKMMHHLDRIQAWQNGERFAPIHIDMGLTKFCNTACIYCYAVVQNMTKGTMIGRDALLNYIRDCGKLGVRSLGFIGDGEPTLNPALYDATVLAAEVGVDTSMATNGLLIDMDRAHDLLKNMSWIRFNLSAGTREGFRRVHQSKEENFDLLVEKIKALVKIKKEYGYKCTLGLQMVLVPECFDEVIPEAKLGAELGVDYFVIKHCSDSEYKEIGINYDEYLKVGDILKEAESYSNDSYVVQAKWNKINAASESSLYKNGFRKYDVCHGTPFLLQISGNGKVYPCGPFFNKERFYIGDLHETSFFDMVMSDRYWAVHQDIANSVDVHKDCAIGCRQDYVNKFLWDLKNPPEHINFI, from the coding sequence ATGAGTGACAACGAAAAAGATAAACAAATGAACCGTTTTGGTCATGAAGCTAAGACAATGATTCCAGATGATGCCCCGCTAGCAAGGAATCCTGGTCATAAACTACGTACCTCAAATGTCATTGTTAACCGCAAGGCGTTAACAGATGAACAAGCACTTTTAGATAGTTATAAGCTAGATAAGCCTACAGGGCAAAAAATTCAGTTTTATAGTGAAGGAAACCAAACAGGTGTAATCAGGCTCGGAGAAGTTGAAGAGCATGATGTACCCAATCAATTTACTGGGCCTAGCTACAGAAACCCACCTCAGCGCTTTCGATTTGATGGTCACAAAATGATGCATCATCTAGATCGAATTCAAGCTTGGCAAAATGGTGAGCGTTTTGCTCCTATCCATATTGATATGGGATTAACCAAGTTTTGTAATACCGCCTGTATTTATTGTTACGCGGTCGTCCAAAACATGACCAAAGGTACAATGATTGGGCGTGATGCATTATTAAACTACATTCGTGATTGCGGCAAATTAGGGGTGCGGTCATTAGGCTTTATTGGTGATGGAGAGCCAACACTCAACCCTGCTTTATATGATGCAACAGTGTTAGCGGCAGAGGTGGGGGTAGATACATCGATGGCAACTAACGGTTTGCTAATCGATATGGACCGTGCACATGATCTACTCAAAAATATGAGCTGGATCCGATTCAATCTTTCTGCAGGAACCAGAGAGGGCTTTCGTCGTGTCCATCAATCTAAAGAAGAGAATTTCGATCTATTAGTAGAGAAGATCAAAGCACTTGTAAAAATCAAAAAAGAATATGGTTATAAATGTACATTAGGGCTTCAGATGGTGTTAGTGCCAGAATGCTTTGATGAGGTGATTCCAGAGGCTAAGCTGGGTGCCGAACTAGGGGTTGATTACTTTGTGATCAAACACTGTTCAGATTCCGAGTATAAAGAAATCGGTATCAATTATGATGAATATCTCAAAGTTGGTGATATTTTGAAAGAAGCAGAGTCTTATTCTAATGATAGCTATGTTGTCCAAGCTAAATGGAATAAGATCAATGCAGCTAGCGAATCTTCTTTATATAAGAATGGTTTTAGAAAGTACGATGTCTGCCATGGCACACCATTTCTATTGCAAATTTCGGGGAACGGTAAAGTTTATCCTTGCGGTCCATTCTTTAATAAAGAACGTTTCTACATTGGTGATTTGCATGAAACCTCATTCTTTGACATGGTGATGAGTGATCGATACTGGGCTGTGCACCAAGACATTGCAAATTCAGTTGATGTGCATAAGGATTGTGCTATTGGTTGTCGCCAAGATTATGTGAACAAGTTTTTGTGGGATCTGAAAAATCCTCCTGAGCATATCAATTTTATCTAA
- a CDS encoding thiamine pyrophosphate-dependent dehydrogenase E1 component subunit alpha, producing MLFIRLLEQRIAKKYPEQKMRCPVHLSIGQEAAAVGICSALEVTDQAVSTHRSHAHYLAKGGDPRAFIAELFGKVTGCAKGRGGSMHLIDRSVGFLASTAIVGNSIPVGVGMALSQSMQPSNTALTTVFLGDGALEEGVFYEAANFALVRNLPVLFACENNLYSVYAGLEKRQPVGRTIQQLVEGIGLTYMYADGNNVTEVSSIAAKAVAHIRAGNGPVFIEMPTYRWLEHCGPFDDDHLGYRPKGELADWMQKDPITLEIKQSGISESELNKLTLELSRLVDNIFETAESDPFPDAATVFDGVYSDALVKEAR from the coding sequence ATGCTTTTTATTCGTCTTCTAGAGCAAAGAATTGCAAAAAAATACCCAGAGCAGAAAATGCGATGCCCTGTGCATCTATCTATCGGCCAAGAGGCTGCTGCAGTTGGAATTTGCTCTGCACTTGAAGTAACAGATCAAGCAGTGAGTACCCATCGCTCCCATGCTCATTACTTGGCCAAAGGAGGAGATCCTAGGGCGTTTATTGCCGAGTTATTTGGCAAGGTTACTGGTTGTGCCAAAGGTCGAGGAGGGTCAATGCATTTAATTGATCGCTCGGTTGGCTTTCTGGCCAGTACCGCGATTGTTGGGAATAGCATTCCAGTTGGTGTTGGGATGGCCCTTTCTCAGTCGATGCAGCCCAGTAACACTGCATTGACGACAGTATTCCTGGGGGATGGAGCGCTAGAAGAAGGTGTTTTCTACGAGGCGGCGAACTTTGCGCTTGTCAGAAACCTACCTGTATTGTTTGCTTGTGAGAATAACCTTTATTCCGTTTACGCAGGTTTAGAAAAGCGCCAGCCAGTAGGACGAACAATTCAGCAATTAGTAGAAGGCATTGGCCTTACTTATATGTATGCTGATGGCAACAACGTAACAGAGGTATCTAGTATTGCAGCAAAGGCAGTAGCTCATATTAGAGCAGGCAATGGTCCTGTATTTATAGAAATGCCTACTTATAGGTGGTTAGAGCATTGCGGCCCTTTTGATGACGATCACCTAGGGTATCGTCCCAAAGGTGAGTTAGCAGATTGGATGCAAAAAGATCCAATTACGCTTGAAATTAAGCAATCAGGTATTTCTGAGTCTGAGCTTAATAAGCTAACTTTAGAACTGTCGAGATTGGTCGATAATATATTTGAAACGGCTGAATCAGACCCCTTTCCTGATGCTGCCACCGTGTTTGATGGCGTATATAGCGACGCCCTAGTCAAGGAGGCACGATGA